A stretch of the Tachysurus fulvidraco isolate hzauxx_2018 chromosome 18, HZAU_PFXX_2.0, whole genome shotgun sequence genome encodes the following:
- the LOC113637678 gene encoding macrophage mannose receptor 1-like has translation MVHLVSVTLLFSVCGIGAYIPHHYHFVNENKTWSEAQTYCRLNYTDLATISNMGEMENLNQTLMNKNAKKAWIGLQRAGPGRWLWSLEDQTFYRDRVTYTHWDSGQPNRGGVEYCVTCNKYDTLWHDYPCEMLFPFVCYEENTTNTNKYIYISDKKSWYDAQTYCREKYTDLVSVRNQTENDEIRSVVNVSVSSVVWIGLFNDSWKWSDQSNSTFRYWRSDKPSGSLICAAVSESEQRYWTDVNCTEKLPFICYENKLILIKENLTWWEALTYCRNHHHDLVSVRTEEMQLWVKEVTQNASTEHVWLGLRHDCAQRVWFWVVGSIICYQGWAPRNGTWNEDCSHEKRSGAVQSGGEQKWIELPESQKLNFICSTYDDLFY, from the exons ATGGTTCACCTCGTTTCAGTGACTCTGCtcttctcag TATGTGGTATAGGAGCATATATTCCTCATCACTATcactttgtgaatgagaataaaaccTGGAGTGAAGCTCAGACTTACTGCAGACTGAATTACACTGATCTGGCAACCATCAGCAACATGGGAGAGATGGAGAACCTGAATCAGACACTGATGaacaaaaatgcaaagaaagctTGGATTGGTCTACAGAGAGCAGGACCTGGGAGATGGCTGTGGTCTCTGGAAGACCAAACTTTCTACAGAGACAgagtcacttacacacactgggACAGTGGACAGCCAAATCGTGGGGGAGTTGAATACTGTGTGACATGTAATAAATACGATACATTATGGCATGATTACCCATGTGAAATGTTGTTTCCTTTTGTATGTTATGAAG aaaacactacaaacactaataaatatatatatattagtgataAAAAGAGCTGGTATGATGCTCAgacctactgcagagagaaatacaccgaCCTGGTCAGTGTGAGGAACCAAACTGAGAATGACGAGATCAGAAGTGTGGTTAATGTTTCAGTCAGTTCAGTTGTTTGGATCGGTCTGTTTAATGACTCCTGGAAGTGGTCAGACCAGAGTAACTCCACATTCAGATACTGGAGATCTGACAAACCCAGTGGAAGTTTGATCTGTGCTGCAGTGTCTGAGTCTGAGCAACGTTACTGGACTGATGTGAACTGCACAGAAAAACTCCCGTTCATCTGCTATGAGA ATAAACTGATCCTGATTAAGGAGAACCTGACCTGGTGGGAAGCTCTGACATACTGCAGGAACCATCATCATGACCTAGTGTCAGTGCGCACCGAGGAGATGCAGCTCTGGGTGAAGGAAGTGACTCAAAACGCCTCCACTGAACACGTGTGGCTCGGCCTGCGTCACGACTGCGCCCAGCGTGTCTGGTTCTGGGTTGTTGGATCAATAATCTGCTATCAGGGCTGGGCACCAAGGAATGGGACCTGGAATGAAGACTGTAGTCATGAGAAGAGAAGCGGAGCAGTGCAGTCTGGAGGAGAGCAGAAGTGGATCGAGCTGCCTGAGAGCCAGAAGCTCAACTTCATCTGCTCTACCTATGATG atttgttttattaa
- the LOC113648902 gene encoding macrophage mannose receptor 1-like → MAVVSGRPNFLQRLSHLHKLGQYVYIKVTKSWYDAQTYCREKYTDLVSVRNQTENDEIRRVVKVSVSSGVWIGLFNDSWKWSDQSKSTFRYWRSDKPSRSLICAAVSESEQRYWTDVNFIEKLLFICHENKVVLTKENLTWWEALTYCRNHHHDLVSVRTEEMQLWVKEVTQKASTEHVWLGLRHDCAQRVWFWVVGSIICYEGWAPGNGTWNEDCSHEKRSGAVQSGGEQKWIELPESQKLNFICSTYDDLFY, encoded by the exons ATGGCTGTGGTCTCTGGAAGACCAAACTTTCTACAGAGACTGAGTCACTTACACAAACTGGGACA atatgtatatattaaagttACAAAGAGCTGGTACGATGCTCAAacctactgcagagagaaatacaccgaCCTGGTCAGTGTGAGGAACCAAACTGAGAATGACGAGATCAGGAGAGTGGTTAAAGTTTCAGTCAGTTCAGGTGTTTGGATCGGTCTGTTTAATGACTCCTGGAAGTGGTCAGATCAGAGTAAGTCCACATTCAGATACTGGAGATCTGACAAACCCAGTAGAAGTTTGATCTGTGCTGCAGTGTCTGAGTCTGAGCAACGTTACTGGACTGATGTGAACTTCATAGAAAAACTCCTGTTCATCTGCCATGAGA ATAAAGTGGTCCTGACTAAGGAGAATCTGACCTGGTGGGAAGCTCTGACATACTGCAGGAACCATCATCATGACCTGGTGTCAGTGCGCACCGAGGAGATGCAGCTCTGGGTGAAGGAAGTGACTCAAAAAGCCTCCACTGAACACGTGTGGCTCGGCCTGCGTCACGACTGCGCCCAGCGTGTCTGGTTCTGGGTTGTTGGATCAATAATCTGCTATGAGGGCTGGGCACCAGGGAATGGGACCTGGAATGAAGACTGTAGTCATGAGAAGAGAAGCGGAGCAGTGCAGTCTGGAGGAGAGCAGAAGTGGATCGAGCTGCCTGAGAGCCAGAAGCTCAACTTCATCTGCTCTACCTATGATG atttgttttattaa
- the LOC125139409 gene encoding macrophage mannose receptor 1-like: protein MGEMKKLNHTLMKENAKKAWIGLQRVGPWRWLWSLEDQTFYRDGVTYTNWHPNEPNNAGGKEYCVGYNKYDTLWGDNQCETLLPFVFYEEKNTNTNKYVYISDKKSWYDAQTYCREKYTDLVSVRNQTENDEIWSVVNVSVSTEVWIGLVNDSWKWSDQRNSTFRYWRSDNPSRSVICAAVSESEQRYWTDVDCTEKLPFICHEKFLILIKENLTWWEALTYCRNHHHDLVSVRTEEMQLWVKEVTQNASTEHVWLSLRHDCAQRVWFWVVGSIICYEGWAPGNGTWNEDCSHEKRSGAVQSGGEQKWIELPESQKLNFICSTYDDLFY from the exons ATGGGAGAGATGAAGAAGCTgaatcacacactgatgaaggaaaatgcaaagaaagctTGGATTGGTCTACAGAGAGTGGGACCCTGGAGATGGCTGTGGTCTTTGGAAGACCAAACTTTCTATAGAGACGGAGTCACTTACACAAACTGGCATCCTAATGAACCAAATAATGCGGGGGGAAAAGAGTACTGTGTGGGATATAATAAGTACGATACATTATGGGGTGATAACCAGTGTGAAACATTGTTACCTTTTGTATTTTATGAAG aaaaaaacacaaacactaataaatatgtatatattagtgATAAAAAGAGCTGGTACGATGCTCAgacctactgcagagagaaatacaccgaCCTGGTCAGTGTGAGGAACCAAACTGAGAATGACGAGATCTGGAGTGTGGTTAATGTTTCAGTCAGTACAGAGGTTTGGATCGGTTTGGTTAATGACTCCTGGAAGTGGTCAGATCAGAGAAACTCCACATTCAGATACTGGAGATCTGACAATCCCAGTAGAAGTGTAATCTGTGCTGCAGTGTCTGAGTCTGAGCAACGTTACTGGACTGATGTGGACTGCACAGAAAAACTCCCGTTCATCTGCCATGAGA AATTTCTGATCCTGATTAAGGAGAATCTGACCTGGTGGGAAGCTCTGACATACTGCAGGAACCATCATCATGACCTGGTGTCAGTGCGCACCGAGGAGATGCAGCTCTGGGTGAAGGAAGTGACTCAAAACGCCTCCACTGAACACGTGTGGCTCAGCCTGCGTCACGACTGCGCCCAGCGTGTCTGGTTCTGGGTTGTTGGATCAATAATCTGCTATGAGGGCTGGGCACCAGGGAATGGGACCTGGAATGAAGACTGTAGTCATGAGAAGAGAAGCGGAGCAGTGCAGTCTGGAGGAGAGCAGAAGTGGATCGAGCTGCCTGAGAGCCAGAAGCTCAACTTCATCTGCTCTACCTATGATG atttgttttattaa